The Montipora foliosa isolate CH-2021 chromosome 1, ASM3666993v2, whole genome shotgun sequence DNA segment gaaaacgaaaaataatagAGCGAATGTTGACCATATGTCTTCTTTACTTAGCGAGTGGACCCACAGAGGGTCAACTTAATACTGTCAAAGCCGCAACTTCTTGGCACATCGTCTGATCGAAACGCGTGCATAAATAACAATTTGACTTTCGATTTGATATAGCGTCTTTCTTCGAAACATTTTTGAACGACATACTAGTTTGAATTTCGAAAAATTAGTAAAGAAATAACGCCGCAACACAGCACAAGAAATAAGGTAGCCCAAATTATGAATGACGTACTCTGGTCTCTGTTCTTGTGGCTACCAGGTCGAGATTTTTGCTAGGATTTGGTATTCAAAGACAAGAAAACCTAATTAGTGGCttgataaagcaaaagaaatataTGACGACGAGGGTATGACGACGAGACTTACTGAGTAAATCAGAAAATAACAACCAACAGACAGGTTACGACCAACTTCCAATACTTGCACGGAGAATTCAACTCGTTCGTCGACTGGTTCGTTTTGTAAACAACTGAAAATTGCTAACTCTCTTGTATAGCACTCCTGTTCAGTAAATGAGTTTGCGCGAGTGCGATGAATAGACAACACGGATCTAACCCTGAACAAAACCATAAAATCTTTCTTGAAGCAAACGGAAGTGGGTAGATTCTTAAATTGAACTGGGAACCCCGATCGCTTAAAGAAACGGATATTGAATGGGTCCGTTCAACCAATGTTACGTATGACATCACGAGCATGCATGGAGAGTAGAAAATCTTGTAAAACGTGAAAAAGAAGATCTCAAAGAATAACATACATTAGTATTACTTACCGGCGAAAGGTTTTTGGCAGTAGCACGTTATTTTATTCCACGATTCATCATCTGTTGAATTAAATAAACACAAACATGTTAGTTCGATGTTCCTCTGTTTGTGGTGGTAAAAATCGACTAAAACCTCTCAAAGTGAAACGTTCCACAAAACTTAGCGAAAACAGATCGAAGCTTAAAAGATAATGCGAAGTTAAAAGATTCGTATTCACCAAAAGACTGAGCCAACTGTAAACGAGGCCTTACCCGAACTGTACTCTTCGTCTACGTCGTCGAGCAAACGTTCGTCGCCACTCGAACTTGTCGGCGATGACGCCGCTTCGCTGTAAGCGGAGTCTGTACTTGAAGAAACGCTTTCCAAGGAATTTGGGCTTCTGTTCCGATGTCGAACATCCTAGAAGCAATAAATTAAGGATTGAGAATGACCGTTGGTTCAAACATTTTGTAGAAAGAAACGTACGAACGACAAGAACGAAGGTCCGATGGAACACCTCCGCCACAGCAAGGGAATGAAAAGAATTACACAGCTGAAATCCCACAAAATGTGTTGCTTTCTTCCGTGTATTGAACTAAAAACATCATGTTTCCTTTAATCTTATTGCAAGATAAACTATACCTACCTCTTGTCTGGCTTCGTACGCGAGAATCAGACTACAGAACGTGTTGAAGTCCTCCAACGTCCTTGCCTTCTTTGTCTGTGGGACAATCTAAAgttacaaaaaggaaaacaaacccAACGAGTGAGTCCTTGCTGAATTTGTACGGCAAATAATGAAGTGAAAAAGCCAGAAAAGTAGAGTTGGGCTTATTGATAGCAGAAGTGAACAACAATAGATGAAATCGCAGCGGATCGACTTGGGAAGCgaagaaaacaaacaattgaACTCACCGCTTTCCCGTCTTGTTCTGGAGGGAGTTTCCTGGAGACTGTTCAAAGAAAATACAACGAAAAATTGTGTCAGCCAGTAACTAAAGAGACGGTTTTCCGAGCAGGCAAGACGACATTTCCAGTCAAAATCAAGCATAATTGCCGAATCTACCCTAATCGTCGTAGATTCACTGCATGCTTCAAAACGAACAGAGATTTTCGCCATATTTTTACCTTTCACGATTCCCGAGGTCATTTCCCTTGACTGAACCATACAAGCGTGTTGAAATTTTTAGAAACAGCTGAATGTGCAGCTTCGAAAGACCAATGATTATTTCTAATTCCTACACCGACAACGAAATTGTAGAACTACACTTCACGTCGCACGAGACTTCCCACAAATCATTTCGCACCTCTACAACTATACGTCACAATAAATCGTCGGAAATCGCGCGTTGTGATTGGCTGTTAGTGACACCTCTGAGCAGGTCGATAACGACATGTGACGAAAAGAATAATACTTGAGGGCAAAATATTATGGAGAGATCGAAATACGGAAAATAAATCAGTGAATGCGTTCATTTTTTGCGCCCAATGTCACTAATTATTTCCCAAAAGGTCATAAACTTTTGAAGATTTTGTCCGTTTTCGAATTGAAAAAAACACACATCTCATCGGCCCCAAGTCCCCAACTGTGTAAACAAGAGAATCAAATTCCATTCACTTTACGTACCGCCATGTAGTGTTTACTTCATTACCGCTTTGGAAATCAAGTTTGGAcgaataccttttttttttttttcaacaagatCCATACAATAAAAATTTGCGAAGAAAGCGACCAAAGATTTTTTCCACATACAATAAAATTGTAAAGCCTTCAAGGGTTTTAGCTGAATTTTATCGCTCATTAATGGCTCGTGTCCAGCGCTGCGTCTTGAATTTCAATGATGCGTGATTGTTTAATTATGAATGAAGGATGTCCGAAAATCGAAAACAATTAAGCGACTCTAGGACATAGCTTAAACGTTCCAACTCAACAAATCCCTTTCACCTTACCTCATGAAAAGCCAGGTTCATTTTTCGATCACAAAAGACAGTCCATTGGTAGATTTGGGAGTTAACAGCGAAAGAATACTGTTTCCTGTTTTACAACGTAAGCGAACCTCCATTTGCGTCTTTTCTTGTCCAACAACAGCATTTTCTGCGCATGCGATAAATATAAACGACTGCCAACATTTCACCCCCGCATGAGTTTGAAATACATATAAGCCGTCAGTGAGATGACGGTTCAGTGATTCAGACGAATGTGAAGAGATCATTTTTCGATCGGCTTTGCTCCTCTTAGAAACCCGGGCTTGGAAAGGTTTTCTTCGAATATCGTTAGGAATATTTCCCGACTCCTTTGTGTTTCACCGTTGGTTGGCAGCTGCGCCCAATTTTCGGTTTCTATTCACGCCGACATGTCACCCGGTAATCAaacatttttaaccaatcagaaagaaGTTGTCTTAAACCTTGCGTCACAGTATCCCGATTACCCTGTAGTTCCCAGTGTTCTGTGCCGCTTTCACTGACACAGACTGGGCACGTCGAACATGAAAGGGAAAATGGGCGGAAGTGGAGAAAAATATATCAAGTTTCCAGATTCCGTAAAGCCCCATCGTTTTCAGTTTGAAGATTAAGATAGACTGACAAAAgggaaagaaagggaaaagaactttattgaagtgtcttgtcgttctagcgctggagggctaattggggacaatgtaaactgaaattaacaattaacgcaaatcaagtcaaatgttggtttttgaggagaggggaaaccggag contains these protein-coding regions:
- the LOC137979632 gene encoding PHD finger protein 23A-like, with amino-acid sequence MVQSREMTSGIVKVSRKLPPEQDGKAIVPQTKKARTLEDFNTFCSLILAYEARQEDVRHRNRSPNSLESVSSSTDSAYSEAASSPTSSSGDERLLDDVDEEYSSDDESWNKITCYCQKPFAGRPMIECSECLTWIHLSCAKIRKSNVPDVFICQKCRDAKHTMRRSNRVRTHPKTKAMNFEPSSS